A window of Corallococcus macrosporus DSM 14697 contains these coding sequences:
- a CDS encoding bifunctional 3-(3-hydroxy-phenyl)propionate/3-hydroxycinnamic acid hydroxylase, which translates to MGCDSQQSDAQVDVIISGCGPVGALTGNLLGLMGVRTLLLERDVTPHGEPRAFSCDDEGLRIYQSTGLLDLLQSNMRESRFAEYVGGSGKRFAAIHTGETDFGFGHTPLWFFHQPLLEGALRDGLNRFEHVELRKGVSVEAVVQDSGGVTVRYRDSFTGEQRSIRAKYLLACDGARSTVRKALGIPMSGRAYGEPWLAVSGTVTEGEVPEICRFVCDPKRPAFVATGAVNQIRWEFMMMPGETREHLEKSETIAELIAPYVDPKRVRIERASVYTFHCLNAARWRQGNVFLLGDAAHTMPPFMGQGLVSGMRDASNLAWKLKRVVHGQSPDSLLDTYEQERRPHVEAVQKLCVRVGHLFLARNPMVASARDALMRTLQRIPRVRKFIEGFEFKEAPAHASGYYFGDKGEYFIQPRVKLPSGDEVLLDDTLGNEFTVLCRWNAPSAEREAARELAESLGGRMMTFRPPSEAAAEASEDAPEVVDVTGKLADWFSRHTADVVVLRPDRFVYGAVQARRLPELREALGV; encoded by the coding sequence ATGGGTTGTGACAGCCAGCAGTCCGACGCGCAGGTGGACGTCATCATCAGCGGGTGTGGGCCGGTGGGAGCGTTGACGGGCAACCTGCTGGGTCTCATGGGCGTGCGCACCCTGCTGCTGGAGCGGGACGTGACGCCGCACGGGGAGCCCCGCGCCTTCTCCTGTGACGACGAGGGGCTGCGCATCTACCAGTCCACCGGATTGTTGGATTTGCTGCAAAGCAACATGCGGGAGAGCCGTTTCGCGGAGTACGTGGGCGGCAGCGGCAAGCGCTTCGCGGCGATCCACACCGGCGAGACGGACTTCGGCTTCGGGCACACGCCGCTGTGGTTCTTCCACCAGCCGCTGCTGGAGGGCGCGCTGCGTGACGGGCTGAACCGCTTCGAGCACGTGGAGCTGCGCAAGGGCGTGAGCGTGGAGGCGGTGGTGCAGGACTCCGGCGGGGTGACGGTGCGCTACCGGGACTCGTTCACCGGCGAGCAGCGCTCCATCCGCGCGAAGTACCTGCTGGCGTGTGACGGGGCGCGCAGCACCGTGCGCAAGGCGCTGGGCATCCCGATGTCGGGGCGGGCCTACGGCGAGCCCTGGCTGGCGGTGTCCGGCACGGTGACGGAGGGGGAGGTGCCGGAGATCTGCCGCTTCGTGTGCGACCCGAAGCGCCCGGCCTTCGTGGCCACCGGCGCCGTGAATCAGATTCGCTGGGAGTTCATGATGATGCCCGGAGAAACGCGCGAGCACCTGGAGAAGTCGGAGACCATCGCGGAGCTCATCGCGCCGTACGTGGACCCGAAGCGGGTGCGCATCGAGCGGGCCTCCGTGTACACCTTCCACTGCCTCAACGCGGCGCGTTGGCGCCAGGGCAACGTCTTCCTGCTGGGCGACGCCGCGCACACCATGCCGCCCTTCATGGGGCAGGGCCTGGTGTCGGGGATGCGGGATGCGTCCAACCTGGCGTGGAAGCTGAAGCGCGTGGTGCACGGGCAGTCCCCGGACTCGCTGCTGGACACCTACGAGCAGGAGCGCCGGCCGCACGTGGAGGCGGTGCAGAAGCTGTGTGTCCGGGTGGGGCACCTGTTCCTGGCGCGCAACCCCATGGTGGCCTCCGCGCGTGACGCGCTGATGCGCACCCTCCAGCGCATCCCCCGGGTGCGGAAGTTCATCGAGGGCTTCGAGTTCAAGGAGGCCCCGGCGCACGCGAGCGGCTACTACTTCGGGGACAAGGGGGAGTACTTCATCCAGCCGCGCGTGAAGCTGCCGTCCGGTGACGAGGTGCTGCTGGACGACACCCTGGGCAACGAGTTCACGGTGCTGTGCCGGTGGAACGCGCCGTCCGCGGAGCGGGAGGCGGCGCGGGAGCTGGCCGAGTCCCTGGGCGGCCGGATGATGACGTTCCGCCCGCCGTCGGAGGCGGCGGCCGAGGCCTCCGAGGACGCGCCCGAGGTGGTGGACGTCACCGGCAAGCTGGCGGACTGGTTCTCCAGGCACACCGCGGACGTGGTGGTGCTGCGCCCGGACCGCTTCGTCTACGGCGCGGTGCAGGCGCGGCGGCTGCCGGAGCTGCGCGAGGCGCTCGGGGTGTAG
- a CDS encoding BTAD domain-containing putative transcriptional regulator translates to MAADAPADTQRIRLELLGEARLRVGESRIPLERRTAAVLAWLALEGPHPKYRLAGLLWAESGETTARNNMRQLLRRLRLACGAELVQGTDVLSLCEGVGSDAADLQAHVLAGRHADALALEGVLLGALEYEDCTEFQTWLEGARERLDKLRRRAAVAESESRERRGDLTGALALAEQLLTMDPYSEEAWRRLMRLHYVAGDRMAALNAFERCRRLLREELDTTPLPQTVALAREIERGPPAPKPVPPPTSRLPLSVLRPPVLVGREREWARMEAAWEAGQTIFIAGEPGVGKTRLAHDFAASRGSYLVLEARPGEQSVPYSSHVRLVRQMLARVPDPDLPRWVRRELARLLPDQAGQEGLPPPMVDEADRSRFLEAQCQLVYQLAASMDAMVADDLQFMDSATAEFAVLMLSRRHAPEPGGRFPRFIDTYRAEELSPQATAFVHQLVNAGLAILIELRPLGSEAVGALLQSLELPGAEKLAQAVTRHTGGNPLFITETLKYLLETGGLERGWPEHVPASGRGQQLIQQRLERLSPSALLVARLASLAKTDFTLELASEVLEMNPLALVTHVAELEGAQILRGERFTNDLLFEVVRQGVPGALGTLLHRRLAVALEQRGAAPVVVAQHWMDGHEPRRAVPFLVTAANAEAAALRHLEAALLFHRAAALLDETGHADEAALVRGRVRNIPTA, encoded by the coding sequence ATGGCAGCCGACGCCCCCGCAGATACTCAACGCATTCGCCTGGAACTCTTGGGTGAAGCCCGGCTCCGGGTCGGCGAGTCGCGCATTCCGCTGGAGCGGAGGACCGCCGCCGTCCTCGCATGGCTGGCATTGGAAGGCCCCCACCCGAAGTACCGCCTGGCCGGACTCCTGTGGGCGGAGTCTGGAGAGACGACCGCGCGCAACAACATGCGACAGCTCCTGCGCCGGCTGCGCCTGGCCTGCGGCGCGGAGCTGGTGCAGGGCACCGATGTCCTCTCGCTGTGCGAGGGCGTCGGCTCCGACGCCGCGGACCTCCAGGCCCACGTGCTCGCGGGGCGGCACGCGGACGCGCTCGCGCTGGAAGGCGTGCTCCTCGGCGCCCTGGAATACGAAGATTGCACTGAATTCCAAACATGGCTGGAGGGCGCGCGGGAGCGATTGGACAAACTTCGCCGCCGGGCCGCCGTGGCGGAGTCGGAGTCGCGGGAGCGGCGGGGGGACCTGACGGGTGCGCTGGCGCTCGCCGAGCAGCTCCTCACCATGGACCCGTATTCGGAGGAGGCGTGGCGCCGGCTGATGCGGCTGCACTACGTGGCCGGCGACCGCATGGCCGCGCTCAACGCCTTCGAGCGCTGCCGCCGCCTGCTGCGCGAGGAGCTGGACACCACGCCGCTGCCGCAGACGGTGGCGCTGGCGCGCGAAATCGAGCGGGGCCCTCCGGCGCCCAAGCCGGTGCCGCCGCCCACCAGCCGGCTGCCGCTCTCCGTGCTCCGGCCGCCGGTGCTGGTGGGCCGCGAGCGCGAGTGGGCGCGGATGGAGGCCGCGTGGGAGGCGGGGCAGACCATCTTCATCGCCGGCGAGCCGGGCGTGGGCAAGACGCGCCTGGCCCATGACTTCGCGGCGTCGCGGGGCAGCTACCTGGTGTTGGAGGCGCGGCCCGGCGAACAGAGCGTGCCGTACTCCTCGCACGTGCGCCTGGTGCGGCAGATGCTGGCCCGGGTGCCGGACCCGGACCTGCCGCGCTGGGTGCGCCGGGAGCTGGCGCGGCTCCTGCCGGACCAGGCCGGACAGGAAGGCCTGCCCCCGCCCATGGTGGACGAGGCCGACCGCAGCCGCTTCCTGGAGGCGCAGTGCCAGCTCGTCTACCAGCTCGCGGCCAGCATGGACGCCATGGTGGCCGACGACCTCCAGTTCATGGACAGCGCCACGGCGGAGTTCGCGGTGCTGATGCTGTCGCGCCGCCACGCCCCCGAGCCCGGCGGCCGCTTCCCGCGCTTCATCGACACCTACCGGGCGGAGGAGCTGTCACCGCAGGCCACCGCCTTCGTCCATCAGCTCGTGAACGCGGGGCTGGCCATCCTCATCGAGCTGCGGCCCCTGGGCTCCGAGGCGGTGGGCGCGCTGCTCCAGAGCCTGGAGCTGCCCGGCGCGGAGAAGCTGGCGCAGGCCGTGACGCGGCACACCGGCGGCAACCCGCTCTTCATCACCGAGACGCTGAAGTACCTGCTGGAGACGGGCGGCCTGGAGCGCGGCTGGCCCGAACACGTCCCCGCCTCCGGCCGGGGCCAGCAGCTCATCCAGCAGCGGCTGGAGCGGCTGTCCCCGTCCGCGCTCCTCGTCGCCCGGCTGGCGTCGCTGGCGAAGACGGACTTCACGCTGGAGCTGGCCAGCGAGGTCCTGGAGATGAACCCGCTGGCGCTCGTCACGCACGTGGCGGAGCTGGAGGGCGCGCAGATTCTCAGGGGCGAGCGCTTCACCAACGACTTGCTCTTCGAGGTGGTGCGCCAGGGGGTCCCCGGCGCGCTGGGCACGCTGCTCCACCGCCGGCTCGCCGTGGCGCTGGAGCAGCGCGGCGCCGCGCCCGTCGTCGTGGCCCAGCACTGGATGGACGGCCACGAGCCGCGCCGCGCGGTGCCCTTCCTCGTCACCGCCGCCAACGCGGAGGCCGCCGCCCTGCGCCACCTGGAGGCCGCCCTGCTCTTCCACCGCGCCGCCGCGCTGCTGGACGAGACGGGCCACGCGGACGAAGCGGCGCTCGTGCGCGGCCGCGTCCGCAACATCCCCACCGCGTAG
- a CDS encoding LysR family transcriptional regulator, translating to MAFTPLNALNAFLVVGRKRSFAAAATELGVSASALSQSVRQLEKRLGVVLLTRTTRSVALTDAGRRLLESAGPPVEQALEAMKTATAQPGEVTGSVRLTVPTVAVSSVVTPILARFLQRHPRVEVDLRVEDRLVDVVAEGLDAGIRMSEALERDMVQVRLSQGFRFVVVGAPAYLERRGTPERPRDLLTHDCLCIRSETTGALYQWELERGQRSWRVPVRGPFVSAHWKAHVELAEAGLGLAYVFEPSVEAELARGSLRLVLEPYAARVEGFFLFFPSRAQVSPALRAFVDVAREVTAPPR from the coding sequence ATGGCCTTCACGCCGCTCAATGCCCTGAATGCCTTCCTGGTGGTGGGCCGCAAGCGCAGCTTCGCCGCGGCGGCCACGGAGCTGGGCGTGTCCGCGTCCGCCCTGAGCCAGTCCGTCCGCCAGTTGGAGAAGCGGCTGGGCGTGGTGCTGCTCACCCGCACCACGCGGAGCGTGGCCCTCACGGACGCCGGGCGCCGCCTGCTGGAGTCCGCCGGGCCGCCGGTGGAGCAGGCGCTCGAGGCGATGAAGACGGCCACCGCCCAGCCGGGCGAGGTGACGGGCTCGGTGCGCCTCACCGTGCCCACCGTCGCCGTCTCCTCCGTGGTGACGCCCATCCTGGCGCGCTTCCTCCAGCGCCACCCGCGCGTGGAGGTGGACCTGCGCGTGGAGGACCGGCTGGTGGACGTGGTGGCGGAGGGGCTGGACGCGGGCATCCGCATGTCGGAGGCGCTGGAGCGCGACATGGTGCAGGTGCGCCTGTCACAGGGCTTCCGCTTCGTCGTGGTGGGCGCGCCCGCGTACCTCGAGCGGCGGGGCACGCCCGAGCGGCCCAGGGATTTGCTGACGCACGACTGCCTCTGCATCCGCTCCGAGACGACGGGCGCCCTCTACCAGTGGGAGCTGGAGCGCGGGCAGCGGAGCTGGCGCGTGCCGGTGCGCGGGCCCTTCGTCAGCGCGCACTGGAAGGCCCACGTGGAGCTGGCCGAGGCCGGCCTGGGGCTCGCCTATGTCTTCGAGCCCTCCGTGGAGGCGGAGCTGGCGCGGGGCAGCCTGCGCCTGGTGCTGGAGCCCTACGCGGCGCGCGTGGAGGGCTTCTTCCTCTTCTTCCCCAGCCGCGCGCAGGTGTCGCCCGCGCTCCGCGCCTTCGTGGACGTGGCGCGCGAGGTGACGGCGCCGCCTCGCTGA
- a CDS encoding NAD(P)-dependent alcohol dehydrogenase, which produces MIPVRGYAAQDAKSPLAPFQFERREPGPSDVQLEILYCGVCHSDLHQARDEWGGSLFPMVPGHEIIGRVVRVGDQVKKLKVGDLAGVGCMVDSCRTCPSCKEGLEQYCDKGNIQTYNSKEKDGRTVTQGGYSEAIVVDEAFTLKIPENLDPAAAAPLLCAGITTYSPLRHWNVQPGQRVGVVGLGGLGHMGVKLAKAMGAHVTVFSHTDRKKQDAARLGADAVVVSSNKDEMAAQAGKFDFILDTVSAQHDLNAYLRLLRRDGHLVLVGAPEKPLDVRPFSLIPMRRSFSGSMIGGIQETQEMLDFCGKHNIVSDIELISIQQVNDAYERLLKGDVKYRFVIDLASLRK; this is translated from the coding sequence ATGATTCCCGTTCGCGGCTATGCCGCCCAGGACGCGAAGTCCCCCCTCGCCCCGTTCCAGTTCGAGCGCCGCGAGCCCGGCCCCAGCGACGTGCAGCTTGAAATCCTCTACTGCGGCGTCTGCCACTCCGACCTGCACCAGGCGCGCGACGAGTGGGGCGGCTCGCTGTTCCCCATGGTGCCCGGCCACGAAATCATCGGCCGCGTGGTCCGCGTGGGGGACCAGGTGAAGAAGCTCAAGGTCGGCGACCTGGCCGGCGTCGGCTGCATGGTCGACTCCTGCCGCACCTGCCCGAGCTGCAAGGAAGGCCTGGAGCAGTACTGCGACAAGGGCAACATCCAGACGTACAACAGCAAGGAGAAGGACGGGCGGACGGTGACCCAGGGCGGCTACAGCGAGGCCATCGTCGTGGACGAGGCCTTCACGCTGAAGATTCCGGAGAACCTGGACCCCGCCGCCGCCGCGCCGCTGCTGTGCGCCGGCATCACCACGTACTCGCCGCTGCGGCACTGGAACGTGCAGCCGGGCCAGCGCGTGGGCGTGGTGGGCCTGGGCGGCCTGGGCCACATGGGCGTGAAGCTGGCCAAGGCCATGGGCGCCCACGTCACCGTCTTCAGCCACACCGACCGCAAGAAGCAGGACGCCGCGCGCCTGGGCGCGGACGCCGTCGTCGTCTCCTCCAACAAGGACGAGATGGCGGCGCAGGCCGGGAAGTTCGACTTCATCCTCGACACCGTCTCCGCCCAGCACGACCTCAACGCCTACCTGCGCCTGCTGCGCCGGGACGGGCACCTCGTCCTCGTCGGCGCCCCGGAGAAGCCGCTCGACGTCCGTCCGTTTTCCCTCATCCCCATGCGGCGGAGCTTCTCGGGCTCCATGATTGGGGGTATCCAGGAAACGCAGGAAATGCTAGACTTCTGCGGCAAGCACAACATCGTCTCCGACATCGAGCTGATTTCCATCCAGCAGGTGAACGACGCCTACGAGCGGCTGCTGAAGGGAGACGTGAAGTACCGGTTCGTCATCGACCTCGCGAGTCTGCGGAAGTAG